A genomic segment from Neobacillus sp. YX16 encodes:
- a CDS encoding AraC family transcriptional regulator, with protein MSLTYKEKHVKDYGTYGFRFQDVLPNDVANIFSLGREEKTPGAIYDWDGLKRKDVGTYVFQYTLSGSGRLEIADKCYTVKAGEAFIVEIPSAHRYYFPKDSDGWEFMFITLVGREAADCWRFMKEQNGPVLTVPPDSKLIQLLLKIYQDTYDQKITDTYYASAKAYEFIMECYRFNRNIEKTTNGFSLQITKALSFLQTHYHEPITLDEIAAVSGFSRYYFIKQFQHQLNMTPVQYLTKIRIQKAAELLRSTSSSVTDIAAQVGYANANYFNKVFRKAVGVSAGTFRNSKDVVGIDHLIID; from the coding sequence TTGTCTTTGACTTATAAGGAGAAACATGTGAAGGATTATGGAACGTATGGTTTTCGTTTTCAAGATGTGCTTCCTAACGATGTGGCAAACATTTTCTCGCTTGGCCGGGAAGAAAAAACGCCCGGTGCAATTTATGATTGGGATGGGTTAAAGCGGAAAGATGTCGGCACATATGTGTTTCAATACACTCTGTCAGGATCGGGAAGGCTTGAAATAGCGGATAAATGTTATACAGTGAAGGCAGGGGAAGCATTCATTGTCGAGATTCCTAGCGCTCATCGTTATTACTTTCCAAAGGATAGCGATGGATGGGAGTTTATGTTTATTACATTGGTGGGACGAGAAGCCGCCGATTGCTGGCGGTTTATGAAGGAACAGAACGGTCCAGTCTTGACAGTGCCTCCTGATTCAAAGCTCATCCAGCTTTTACTGAAAATCTATCAAGACACATATGATCAAAAGATTACAGATACATATTACGCTTCTGCAAAAGCTTATGAGTTTATTATGGAGTGTTACCGTTTCAACAGGAATATTGAAAAAACAACGAACGGTTTCTCTCTACAGATTACTAAAGCTTTATCCTTTCTCCAAACACATTATCATGAACCGATTACACTCGACGAAATAGCGGCCGTATCCGGTTTCTCAAGATATTATTTTATTAAGCAGTTTCAACACCAACTAAATATGACACCCGTGCAATACCTTACCAAGATCAGGATTCAAAAAGCAGCAGAGCTTCTGCGTTCAACGAGTTCCTCTGTTACTGACATTGCTGCCCAGGTAGGGTATGCAAATGCCAACTATTTCAACAAAGTATTCCGCAAAGCGGTTGGTGTATCCGCCGGGACGTTTCGTAATAGTAAAGATGTTGTTGGAATTGATCATTTGATCATTGATTAA